One Fusobacterium sp. DD2 DNA window includes the following coding sequences:
- a CDS encoding ribbon-helix-helix protein, CopG family produces MEKKVGRPTDNPKVKRITVRLDQNTLDILDRYCKENNIDRGEGVRQGIRRLANK; encoded by the coding sequence ATGGAAAAGAAGGTTGGACGGCCAACTGATAATCCTAAAGTTAAAAGAATTACTGTTAGATTAGACCAAAATACTCTTGATATATTAGATAGATACTGTAAAGAAAATAATATTGATAGAGGAGAAGGAGTAAGACAAGGGATAAGAAGATTGGCAAATAAATAA